The proteins below are encoded in one region of Syntrophotalea carbinolica DSM 2380:
- a CDS encoding response regulator: MPKSPPFKVFLADDHPLLRTGLRMSLSRFADIDFIGEASDGFKAVEKIKQNPPDVALIDVDMPGLSGIAAVRMLRKQYPDMTLLILSSYSDKHFIEEAMQAGADGYVLKSIDINELADLIRAFSCGEHPMSPYLMDLAVDWHASEQEEESPADKDDESDAFLTRREQQILSCLAQGQGNKEISNALFISTETVKTHIKNIFKKLEVKSRLEAVIAAKEKKLID; encoded by the coding sequence ATGCCCAAATCACCGCCATTCAAAGTATTCCTGGCTGACGACCATCCGCTTTTGCGCACCGGTTTGCGCATGAGTCTCAGCCGGTTTGCAGATATTGATTTCATCGGAGAAGCCAGCGACGGTTTCAAGGCGGTGGAAAAGATCAAACAGAACCCTCCCGACGTGGCCCTGATCGACGTCGACATGCCCGGCCTGTCCGGCATCGCGGCCGTTCGCATGTTGCGCAAGCAGTACCCGGACATGACCTTGCTGATCCTCTCATCCTACAGCGACAAACACTTTATCGAAGAGGCCATGCAGGCTGGCGCTGACGGCTACGTCCTAAAAAGCATCGACATCAATGAACTGGCCGATCTCATCCGCGCCTTTTCCTGCGGCGAACACCCCATGTCCCCCTATCTCATGGATCTGGCCGTGGACTGGCACGCTTCCGAGCAGGAAGAAGAGAGCCCGGCGGACAAAGACGACGAGTCGGACGCGTTTCTCACCCGCAGGGAACAACAAATCCTCTCCTGCCTTGCCCAGGGCCAGGGCAACAAAGAGATCAGCAATGCCCTGTTCATCAGCACTGAAACGGTCAAAACGCACATCAAAAACATCTTCAAAAAACTGGAAGTCAAAAGTCGGCTTGAAGCTGTCATTGCGGCCAAAGAAAAAAAACTTATCGACTGA